TGGCGGAACGTGATGTTCCCTTCGAGGTAGAACTCCATCGGGCCGTCGTTGGTATTGGCACTTCCCCCCTGCTGATTCATGTTCAGCTGTGGCGACCAGACCACCAGCCGATCGGTGCTGATCGTGACATTGCCCAGCTGATCGATGCCGTAGATCTGTATTTCGACGCCTGAGGTGGCAATCGTCACTCGTTCGTTGCGCTCGGGATCGTTGAACGAGCGAGCATTCCAGCGGGTGCTGCTACGCGGACGAATTTGCACGCGGCGGCCGCCGGTCGCCATCAAGTCGCGAGGATTCGACTGTTCGGGACTCGGAGGGGCGATCTCTTCGGTGCGATACTGTGCTTGAACGACGGTTCCTTGAGCCTCTTGCTGACGCAGTTCGAGACCGCGCGAGAAGATCTCGGGCTTCACCGTCGGCTCTTGAGGTGGAGCAACTGGCAAGCTCATCTGGATGCCCGCAGTCGTTTGAAAACGGCCGATCCAGATTCGATCGACGAGCGTTTGCTTCGCCTCGTGGGTCACAGCATGCGGATTGCCTCGATGCCCAAATTCGACCTGCACGTTCCCTTCGAAGTAGCCGATCACGCGGCTCGGCTGTCCGCTATAGATCTCGGCCCGATCGATCCAGAGGACCGCTTCATCCCCTTGCGCGCTGGCATCTCCTTGCGTCAGCTTGGCGGCTCCCTTGAGGAGCCAAACTTCGTATTTCCCTTGTGTCCAGTGGGTGGCTGTGGTGGCAGAGATCGCAATCGGAAACTGCGCGTCGCCGACAGGTAGCTCGATCTCGGCCACGGCAGGTGCCGCGCACAGGAGCGTGAGTACGAAAACGACAGCCGCCAAAAAATGATGCAGACTTTGGCTCAAGCTGCGTGGTGCAAAAGGTCGAACTAACGGCCCAGACGAGTGACGCGAGGAAGTCGCAGCGAAGTTCTCTGGGCGCGCGACGAGAGCGGGCTCGCGCGGGGCGCGAGCAATTGGTAGCGGTTTGCTACCGGCACTCTGGTTCTTCGAGCGACAGGAAGTGATCAGCGTACTGGCATCCTTGCCACGAGCAGACACATGTTGCAAATCGCTTGCGGCGACCATCGCGTGGCGACAGCTAGAAGCAGCTGCGTCACATGATCGTCCCTAAGCGCACACGCCGAGCCCTTCGCGAAACAGCTCCGCGAACTCTGGGCGCGCACGACCCCAAGCGGGCGGGATTCTAGCTACGTGTCGCTTCGGCGACAAGGCAGAAAGATGCCGCCGACGGTTTCCGTAAGTTGCTCTTTGACAGCCACTTACGACTTCACGCTAGCACGCGACGGCCAAGAAAGTGCAGCGACGGCAACCAGTGCGGCGACCGGCATCGCGGGGGCACGCATCCGCAGATTGGTCCAGTAGAAGGTGTGAATCGCCAGCAGTGATAGCGGTAGCAGTAGCGCCAAGAGCCACGAAAACTGGCGATAGCAACCATCGCGAATCAGCTTCCACAGCCCCACGATCGCGAGCCCCGCCAGGCAGGTGTACCAGACGGCAACCGCATAGCGGGCCAGCTGTGCGGCGAGCGATTCGTTCTCCACGAGCTGATGGGGGAGTGGGCTGATCAGCTGCCACCAGCGATGGAGCGTCGCGCGGACGAGCCCCGCTGGATTGTCGCGCATGGTTTGGATCGCCAGGTCGCGGCAATGACGATCCATCGCCATTTCGAGCGGCATGATCGCTTCGCCCCGCTGCTGGGGAACCGCTGCCATGATGACGCGCTGATCTTCGCGCCGGAGGGTTTGCTGCTCGGCAAGCTCCCTCAGCTGCGCGTCGAGACGGTCGCTCTTCCACGGCACCGGCGACGTGGAGGTGGCGAGATGCTGGTAGTACTCCTCGTTATTGCCCAGTAGCAGCGTGTAGCCACCATGCGTGGTGGTGACGATCACGCGATGAAACTGAAAGTAGTTTTGGAGCACCCACGGACAGAGGACCAGCATGCTGGTGCTGGCGACGAGCACTAGTTCGGCCACTGTTTGCCGCCGCGAGTTTCCAGCAATGCTACCGAAAATCAGCTGCCACAGCAGGAGCATCGCAACGAGCGCCAGCCAGGGCAAAAACGTGGGACGACACAGGATCGCGAGCCCAAAGAGAATTCCGAGCAGAACCACCAGCGTGATGCGGCGAGTTCGATTCTGGCTGGTCGCTTCATACTGCACAGCCACAAAAATCAGAAGCGCGGCGAGGAATGTCGCCAAGGTTTCGGTCATCACGAGGGCTTGCTGACGGAGCAAAATCGGATCGCAGAGAACGATCATCGCAGCGAGTATCGCTAAAGCATCCGAAGCCAGTAGCTTCCGCGCAATGCCGTAAGTGAGCAGCACCGTACTCGTGCCCAGCAGCAGATGCAGCGCAAAGAGGGCGCTGGTAACCGACGCATCGGTCGGCGCGAGGATCGCAATTAGCCAGGGATAAAGCGGTGGCCGAAAGGCAGTGGGATGCACGCTCCCCGACTCGTGTTTTAGCGAATAAACGCCTGTTTGGCGGAGATTTTCGGCGATTTGACGATAGGCGTCGGGATCCGCATCGAGGCTGGCGCGCTGCAGGTAGAGAGTTGCGCCGCGAACCAGTAGCGAGAGCCCAACGAGCAGCCAGAGGATATTTCGCATAACAAAAAAAGTAGCTGCTCGGCGGAGTTGTTACTGGCAGAGTCGCGCGTCCCTAGCTGTCGGCTTCGACCTGAGCTATTCCGTTCCGCTGGGTCGCCGATGGTTTACTCGTTCGATGCTGCTTTGCTCTCTGCTTCAGACTCGAGAATGCGGCGTGCTTTCTCAATCTCTGCCATTTTCGCGTCGTCGACTTCCGGATATTGGGCGTTGAGGTCGTCG
This window of the Pirellula staleyi DSM 6068 genome carries:
- a CDS encoding phospholipid carrier-dependent glycosyltransferase, which translates into the protein MRNILWLLVGLSLLVRGATLYLQRASLDADPDAYRQIAENLRQTGVYSLKHESGSVHPTAFRPPLYPWLIAILAPTDASVTSALFALHLLLGTSTVLLTYGIARKLLASDALAILAAMIVLCDPILLRQQALVMTETLATFLAALLIFVAVQYEATSQNRTRRITLVVLLGILFGLAILCRPTFLPWLALVAMLLLWQLIFGSIAGNSRRQTVAELVLVASTSMLVLCPWVLQNYFQFHRVIVTTTHGGYTLLLGNNEEYYQHLATSTSPVPWKSDRLDAQLRELAEQQTLRREDQRVIMAAVPQQRGEAIMPLEMAMDRHCRDLAIQTMRDNPAGLVRATLHRWWQLISPLPHQLVENESLAAQLARYAVAVWYTCLAGLAIVGLWKLIRDGCYRQFSWLLALLLPLSLLAIHTFYWTNLRMRAPAMPVAALVAVAALSWPSRASVKS